One Candidatus Obscuribacterales bacterium genomic window carries:
- a CDS encoding Glu/Leu/Phe/Val dehydrogenase, whose protein sequence is MSTTIAHDAVTTFSLSAIEQLSGLNKLIDPDVLQAINRPKRVIVVEIPLRLDSGKFVTFQGYRVQHNDARGPFKGGLRYHPDVDMLEARTLAHLMTLKTAVVNIPFGGGKGGIACDPKQLSPRELERLTRNFTNLLGENIGPRIDIPAPDVNTNSQVMAWIVDEYSKTHGQSWGVVTGKPLEIGGSLGRDEATGRGVMYAVREAAREKGLDLTKCRVVFQGFGNVASYGARLIEQELGAKIIGVSTSQGAIYSPRGFDLLSAEAHYRQNRGLKGFAEVQWMTNEELLEQECDILIPAALGNAITLKNAKQIKAQIVVEGANDCTDAAADDILAKRGVFVVPDILANAGGVIVSYFEWVQNLNNHYWSVDEVRTELERIMVAAYNQVSAVAKERQLTMREASYIVAIERVAKAMILRGY, encoded by the coding sequence ATGAGTACCACCATTGCTCACGACGCGGTTACCACGTTTTCGTTATCGGCAATTGAACAATTAAGTGGACTCAACAAGCTGATAGATCCGGATGTTTTGCAGGCAATAAATAGACCCAAACGGGTGATTGTTGTCGAAATTCCATTACGACTGGACAGCGGCAAGTTTGTCACGTTTCAGGGTTATCGTGTGCAGCACAACGATGCGCGTGGCCCGTTTAAGGGTGGATTGAGATATCACCCGGATGTGGATATGCTCGAGGCGCGAACACTGGCGCATTTGATGACGTTAAAAACAGCTGTAGTAAACATTCCATTCGGTGGCGGCAAAGGCGGAATTGCTTGCGATCCTAAGCAATTGAGCCCTCGCGAATTGGAAAGATTGACGCGCAATTTTACTAATTTGCTCGGTGAAAATATCGGACCACGTATCGATATTCCTGCACCTGACGTGAACACAAATTCGCAGGTGATGGCTTGGATTGTTGATGAATACTCAAAAACGCATGGGCAATCCTGGGGCGTTGTAACAGGCAAGCCATTGGAAATAGGCGGCTCGCTAGGACGTGACGAAGCAACAGGGCGCGGTGTCATGTACGCGGTACGTGAGGCTGCGCGTGAAAAAGGACTGGATTTAACCAAGTGCCGCGTTGTTTTTCAAGGTTTCGGCAATGTAGCCTCTTATGGCGCACGTTTAATTGAACAAGAATTGGGCGCAAAAATCATCGGCGTCTCTACGTCGCAAGGCGCAATTTACAGCCCGCGTGGGTTTGATTTGCTCAGTGCAGAAGCTCATTACAGACAAAATCGCGGCTTGAAAGGTTTTGCTGAAGTTCAGTGGATGACCAACGAAGAATTACTAGAGCAAGAGTGTGACATTTTGATTCCGGCTGCTTTGGGCAATGCCATTACTCTCAAAAATGCCAAACAAATAAAAGCACAAATTGTTGTTGAAGGTGCAAATGATTGTACGGACGCTGCAGCCGATGACATTCTTGCAAAGCGTGGAGTTTTTGTTGTGCCGGATATCTTGGCGAACGCTGGCGGTGTAATTGTGTCCTATTTCGAATGGGTGCAAAATCTCAACAATCACTACTGGTCGGTGGACGAAGTGCGTACTGAATTGGAAAGAATTATGGTGGCAGCATACAACCAGGTGTCAGCTGTGGCTAAAGAGCGCCAGTTGACTATGCGCGAGGCATCCTACATTGTCGCTATTGAACGTGTGGCTAAGGCGATGATCCTGCGCGGTTACTAG
- a CDS encoding aminotransferase class V-fold PLP-dependent enzyme gives MDRIYGPKSITGRLAVVSFSMDGMTPDKVADILDSRYGIAVRPGLHCAAAAHRTLGTIDAGLVRVSFGWFNTVADVEYFCQALSEIAILATR, from the coding sequence ATGGACCGAATATATGGACCGAAATCTATTACCGGCAGACTGGCGGTAGTTTCTTTTTCTATGGACGGCATGACGCCCGATAAAGTGGCAGATATTTTAGACAGTCGCTACGGCATTGCCGTCCGTCCTGGCTTGCATTGCGCTGCAGCGGCGCATCGGACATTGGGGACAATTGATGCCGGTTTGGTGCGGGTAAGTTTTGGTTGGTTCAATACAGTCGCCGACGTGGAATATTTTTGTCAGGCACTATCAGAAATCGCTATACTGGCTACTAGATAG
- a CDS encoding aminotransferase class V-fold PLP-dependent enzyme — protein sequence MRYFDNASTTYPKPEEVYRAQDAFLRSAANPGRGAHQFALNAERQIFDSRLAVSEFLGIRDARRLVFTGGCTQSLNMALKGLSWQPGDAVLTSALEHNAMMRPLEQLKNQGVDVVQLPYAKSNVISADDLRSALSSNKIRLCAISAASNVTGETVNLADVAQLCAQHRVPLLVDAAQSAGVIEQNIDDLGISIWCASGHKGLMGPPGVGLLYVKSSIEIEPLISGGTGSNSENFAMPSDYPDHLEAGTLPGPAILGLAAGVKFLADSGIAKIAEHELRLAAKFLDWAETQPHIHIYGPNIWTEIYYRQTGGSFFFYGRHDAR from the coding sequence ATGAGATATTTCGACAACGCATCTACTACTTACCCGAAGCCCGAGGAAGTTTATCGGGCGCAGGATGCATTTTTGCGTTCAGCGGCAAATCCTGGGCGGGGTGCGCATCAATTTGCTCTTAATGCTGAAAGGCAAATTTTTGATTCTAGGCTGGCAGTTTCCGAGTTTCTTGGTATACGAGATGCTCGCCGATTGGTGTTTACAGGCGGCTGCACACAATCGTTAAACATGGCTCTCAAAGGCTTATCCTGGCAGCCGGGAGACGCTGTCTTGACATCGGCGCTTGAGCACAATGCGATGATGCGCCCGCTTGAACAACTAAAAAACCAAGGTGTTGATGTTGTTCAATTGCCGTATGCGAAGTCTAACGTTATTAGTGCTGATGATTTACGAAGTGCGCTCTCTAGTAACAAGATTCGACTCTGTGCGATAAGTGCTGCAAGCAATGTAACTGGCGAAACGGTAAATTTGGCCGATGTAGCTCAATTGTGCGCGCAACACAGAGTTCCATTGCTCGTTGATGCAGCGCAATCTGCCGGTGTCATTGAGCAAAATATTGACGATTTAGGAATTAGCATCTGGTGCGCATCCGGACATAAAGGACTAATGGGGCCGCCCGGCGTTGGTTTGTTGTATGTCAAATCATCTATTGAAATTGAGCCTTTGATTTCCGGCGGTACCGGTTCGAATTCTGAAAACTTCGCTATGCCTTCGGATTATCCGGATCACTTGGAGGCAGGAACGCTTCCGGGACCGGCAATTCTTGGATTAGCTGCCGGCGTTAAGTTTTTGGCAGATAGTGGCATTGCCAAAATTGCCGAGCATGAACTGAGGCTAGCCGCAAAATTCCTAGATTGGGCTGAGACGCAACCGCATATCCATATATATGGACCGAATATATGGACCGAAATCTATTACCGGCAGACTGGCGGTAGTTTCTTTTTCTATGGACGGCATGACGCCCGATAA
- a CDS encoding transglycosylase SLT domain-containing protein, with amino-acid sequence MASASMVAIFSTGCAASSDSSTTPPQLTDVLAQQKTLSKEEFRNQLESIYNFHGTPEQTKQEAGYVLARLLETSANKEDQQRAIELFEKSSNHEGLWQRSQWHISECAATLGLENIVRKSLDAIKQKSDSAEVQANADYNLAQSYLRASEQQKAKEAFEYVNKHFSQTQFALGATYYLGEMLIDSSITRDQGLALFRYYLKESPNGKFAITIINRLQALPDYTATEADHDLFGLVYYKAANWNKALAEWKDSDTRWFEKDNCLYRLGRKAEAAEALKADIMKHATSTHVPDAATLLCQMQTKQEAIGTWQMVLGLNDRFADAAQWNLALRAATPDIADGYYKQILATHPTSAFAPESSWWLMWHQAKAGKTAAALASAHAAITKYPQAKSAPRLSFWIGKLNERLKQNTQAIAAYKATHEQYASNYYGYRASQRLAALSGSHDRGWTTQPGRKHPNEQWSWPEPPQLISYTDIAKNFGLTISILSHLRQFQECIDLLPPATPQAKTAHAKLQSWLLSAVNLPLEAINTASRALVGKPQASGLWLLSYPLLHAKAIASEAKAKDVDPLLVHALVREESRYNHMAISRSHALGLMQLLPGTAYGVAKRLGVPISAESDIHLPQNNIKLGTDYLSYVIHRFDGNALCGVASYNGGPNALKTLFNKFRDSGQTDFDVFVEDIPMTETRDYVRKVFGSFWNYESIYGKAGS; translated from the coding sequence ATGGCATCAGCTTCCATGGTGGCAATTTTTTCCACCGGTTGCGCCGCGTCGTCTGACTCATCAACAACGCCTCCACAATTAACCGACGTCTTAGCTCAACAAAAAACACTTTCCAAAGAAGAGTTTCGCAATCAACTCGAATCGATATATAACTTCCACGGCACTCCGGAGCAAACCAAACAAGAAGCAGGTTATGTGTTGGCACGCTTGCTTGAGACAAGTGCCAACAAAGAAGATCAACAACGAGCAATTGAATTATTTGAAAAATCGAGCAATCACGAAGGACTCTGGCAACGCAGTCAATGGCACATCTCCGAATGTGCAGCGACATTGGGACTGGAAAACATAGTTCGCAAATCCCTTGATGCCATCAAACAAAAAAGTGACAGCGCAGAAGTGCAAGCCAATGCCGACTACAATTTGGCTCAGTCTTATTTACGCGCAAGCGAACAACAAAAAGCTAAAGAAGCATTCGAGTATGTAAACAAGCATTTTAGCCAGACGCAATTCGCGCTTGGTGCAACATATTACTTAGGCGAAATGCTCATTGATTCGTCAATTACTCGCGATCAAGGACTTGCCTTATTCCGCTACTATCTAAAAGAAAGTCCCAACGGAAAATTCGCCATAACGATCATTAACAGATTGCAAGCTCTGCCTGACTATACGGCAACTGAAGCTGATCATGATCTATTTGGACTCGTTTATTACAAAGCAGCCAATTGGAACAAGGCTCTAGCTGAATGGAAAGACTCCGATACGCGCTGGTTTGAAAAAGACAACTGTCTCTATAGACTAGGACGCAAAGCTGAAGCTGCCGAGGCATTAAAAGCCGACATAATGAAACATGCAACCTCCACTCATGTGCCGGATGCTGCCACTTTGCTTTGCCAGATGCAGACGAAACAAGAAGCAATCGGAACATGGCAAATGGTGCTTGGTCTCAACGATCGCTTTGCCGATGCTGCGCAATGGAATTTGGCGCTTCGAGCAGCAACTCCAGATATTGCCGACGGATATTACAAACAAATCCTAGCAACACATCCCACTTCAGCCTTTGCACCCGAATCATCTTGGTGGCTCATGTGGCACCAAGCAAAAGCAGGGAAAACTGCTGCAGCACTGGCATCTGCTCATGCTGCCATAACTAAATATCCACAGGCCAAGTCGGCGCCAAGACTTTCCTTCTGGATAGGCAAACTCAATGAGCGCCTCAAACAGAACACGCAAGCGATTGCAGCTTACAAAGCAACACATGAACAGTATGCGTCCAACTACTATGGCTACAGAGCCAGCCAGCGCCTGGCGGCTCTAAGCGGTTCACATGATCGTGGCTGGACTACACAACCGGGACGCAAACATCCCAATGAACAATGGTCTTGGCCGGAGCCACCACAACTAATAAGCTATACGGATATCGCCAAAAACTTTGGTCTTACAATATCTATCTTGTCACACTTGCGTCAATTCCAAGAATGTATTGATCTCTTGCCGCCGGCAACACCTCAAGCCAAGACAGCGCATGCAAAATTGCAGTCTTGGTTATTGTCAGCTGTAAACTTGCCTCTTGAAGCAATCAACACAGCCAGTCGTGCACTGGTCGGCAAACCACAGGCATCTGGACTGTGGCTGCTTTCATATCCACTGCTTCATGCCAAAGCAATTGCTTCTGAAGCAAAAGCAAAAGATGTTGATCCTCTTCTTGTCCATGCTCTCGTCAGAGAAGAATCCAGATACAACCACATGGCTATTAGTCGCTCGCACGCTCTTGGTCTGATGCAATTACTGCCAGGAACCGCATACGGAGTTGCCAAACGCTTGGGCGTACCGATATCAGCCGAAAGTGATATTCATTTACCGCAAAACAATATCAAACTCGGCACCGATTATTTGTCATACGTCATCCATCGCTTTGACGGCAATGCACTCTGCGGTGTTGCAAGTTATAACGGCGGACCAAACGCCTTGAAGACTCTCTTCAATAAATTCCGTGACTCCGGGCAAACAGACTTTGATGTATTCGTCGAAGATATTCCCATGACAGAGACTCGCGACTATGTGCGTAAAGTCTTCGGAAGCTTCTGGAACTACGAGTCCATCTACGGCAAAGCAGGATCCTGA